In Cydia fagiglandana chromosome 9, ilCydFagi1.1, whole genome shotgun sequence, a single window of DNA contains:
- the LOC134667483 gene encoding uncharacterized protein LOC134667483 — MDKFKMLSGEELVIQGAKKVNSSLPELGLKDVIPNGSWLEQKQIQSSLEARRHIIEVERVEKCGTLSQADWNDELQLAEVTKNTGGHWQYIGHNIGRQLYLYPEEALYLMEVSCLQLKYNDVTVSIQQAYSLLLKDNNSLIQYKVYASLSRLGYKVLRHTYVKANDSENVEAEDKVQDSSSSEKTCQVTNTSKENVETKSMNENTEGDGANKINEITDCQMRNISNDENSDSTKNAEIKDDTGKLESDETIKVIAITGELKGRDEENIAMDQDKQELCVKENDRIADCQMNDASNDQTRENTEIANPPELLSSSGQVCEVTVITEEQKDNKTLDNKKEEIFAKVADEITDCHMSDISINERGDTNENIEGTEKVIKSISSEHTCEVPDIIEKREKSEEMDQKMEEDYAEQTDNIADCQITNSLNLENTDKNDIIEGSDKLKDHTENIKTGYKTEECIVSSKDIVQNIESSDEQSSLVDIKENSKSDDCEIICMESCYTDESKVSSSVYLCDDDFKEIKENDVEISEEIVNSSSAVIIQNKIEILTCRELKPSNPVMVDHCITENLPDFYQKQIVTVKAPDEQLIPRNVYLNNTAYVLNLENLKLKSVTPAPSSTRTYSVSDEANEQHVRRIGGAFSGSTQIHFNPQFFPNMRFPQQTPQFRPYTYWNQYQWSYQRPFFTSLPFRFQFLPRMQPMFRCIPSRSMIPNLENADSRRARKRKLENPKKYHLESIKKLALKLKSLVASGNRQEQNIQALQRLIDTYNVRYKARIELTAQLDIVENEIILETIYLDDDDQSSSRKKKREEMESYDENFNSLKQFAVKIKDLEAKKLLTTRHKRAFSNVVKTFNKSYNADVYFDSNYDIIDRRRIVIASSSDSDGAVEEIQISTEDTSKPRKSRKLRNPFYILKQLSEKQSPAKSSQDVVSENCRISLKKKFQYSEHLKKMFSKYWLPSEDDFGRAEVPLRSEIRNQMDQSEEFLYQFIKSQPVKFNSWLEAKIAYWHSCKEAALKYEAHSQNENIKLDSIVKPEDCTDLRNVLKKLSIIKTATDVEGECSLSLHFDVYNRDVANFKKTKKPTPHFRVICIEESSTFPSGVEFATLHSKYDDDVVILFAIVGTSSIAYLQMNPVDLPIYLPSNNLP; from the exons AGTTGCCTTCAGTTGAAGTATAATGATGTCACGGTATCAATACAGCAAGCATATTCCTTACTTTTGAAGGATAATAACTCACTAATTCAATATAAAGTATATGCATCACTGAGTAGACTGGGATACAAGGTGTTAAGACACACTTATGTTAAAGCTAATGATTCTGAAAATGTTGAAGCTGAAGATAAAGTACAAGACTCATCAAGTAGTGAGAAAACATGTCAAGTAACAAATACCAGTAAGGAAAATGTAGAAACTAAGAGTATGAATGAAAACACAGAAGGAGATGGtgcaaacaaaataaatgaaataacagACTGCCAAATGAGAAACATTTCTAATGATGAAAATAGTGATAGTACTAAAAATGCTGAAATAAAAGATGATACAGGTAAATTAGAAAGTGATGAAACAATTAAAGTAATTGCTATCACTGGAGAATTGAAGGGTAGAGATGAAGAAAATATAGCTATGGATCAAGACAAGCAGGAACTTTGCGTAAAAGAAAATGATCGAATTGCTGACTGTCAGATGAATGACGCTTCAAATGATCAAACAAGGGAAAATACGGAAATTGCAAACCCACCAGAACTTTTATCAAGTAGTGGTCAAGTATGTGAAGTAACTGTTATCACAGAAGAACAGAAGGACAATAAAACCTTGGATAATAAAAAAGAAGAAATTTTTGCAAAAGTAGCTGATGAAATTACTGACTGCCATATGTCTGATATTTCAATTAATGAAAGAGGTGATACTAATGAGAATATCGAAGGTACAGAGAAAGTAATAAAATCTATTAGTAGTGAACATACATGTGAAGTACCTGATATCATTGAGAAACGGGAGAAAAGTGAAGAAATGGATCAGAAAATGGAAGAGGATTATGCTGAACAAACTGATAACATTGCTGACTGTCAAATAACTAACAGTTTAAATCTggaaaatacagataaaaatgATATCATTGAAGGATCTGATAAACTAAAAGACCATACAGAGAATATAAAAACAGGATATAAGACTGAAGAATGTATTGTAAGCAGTAAAGATATAGTTCAAAATATTGAATCTAGTGATGAACAAAGTTCATTAGTAGACATTAAAGAAAACTCCAAGTCGGATGACTGTGAAATTATATGTATGGAAAGTTGTTATACAGATGAAAGCAAAGTAAGCTCAAgtgtttatttgtgtgatgatgacTTCAAAGAAATTAAAGAAAACGATGTTGAAATAAGTGAAGAGATTGTTAATAGTAGTTCTGCAgttattatacaaaataaaatagaaatattgACCTGTAGAGAGTTGAAACCCAGTAACCCAGTTATGGTTGATCATTGCATTACTGAAAACTTGCCTGATTTTTATCAAAAACAGATTGTTACCGTCAAGGCTCCAGATGAACAACTTATACCAAGAAATGTGTACCTAAACAATACTGCCTATGTTTTgaatttagaaaatttgaagCTGAAATCTGTAACTCCAGCACCATCTAGTACCCGAACATACAGTGTTTCTGATGAAGCTAATGAACAGCATGTGAGAAGAATAGGGGGTGCTTTCTCCGGAAGTACCCAGATTCATTTTAATCCACAATTCTTCCCTAATATGAGATTTCCTCAACAAACACCACAGTTTCGACCATACACGTACTGGAATCAATACCAATGGTCCTACCAAAGACCGTTTTTTACTAGCTTGCCTTTCAGGTTTCAATTCCTACCAAGAATGCAGCCTATGTTTAGGTGCATCCCTTCCCGTTCAATGATTCCTAATCTCGAAAATGCAGATTCAAGAAGAGCAAGAAAAAGAAAACTGGAAAATCCCAAAAAATACCACTTGGAATCCATTAAAAAGCTGGCTTTAAAGTTAAAAAGTTTAGTAGCATCAGGGAATAGGCAAGAACAGAATATTCAGGCCTTGCAAAGACTGATAGACACTTACAACGTAAGGTACAAAGCGAGAATAGAACTCACAGCCCAACTGGATATAGTAGAAAATGAAATAATCCTGGAGACAATTTACTTGGATGATGATGATCAGTCTAGTTCAAGAAAGAAAAAGAGAGAAGAGATGGAGTCATATGATGAGAATTTCAATTCCTTGAAACAATTTGCAGTCAAGATTAAAGATCTTGAAGCTAAAAAATTACTTACAACGCGGCATAAAAGAGCattttcgaatgttgtcaaaactTTTAACAAATCTTATAATGCTGACGTTTACTTCGATTCAAATTATGATATCATTGATAGAAGACGTATAGTTATTGCGTCATCATCTGACTCAGATGGTGCTGTTGAAGAAATTCAGATCTCTACGGAAGATACTTCAAAACCACGAAAAAGTAGAAAGCTGAGAAACCCTTTTTACATTCTGAAGCAACTCTCGGAGAAACAGAGCCCAGCCAAAAGTTCACAGGACGTAGTGAGTGAAAATTGTAGAATATCATTAAAAAAGAAGTTTCAATATAGTGAGCATTTGAAAAAGATGTTTAGTAAATATTGGTTGCCAAGTGAAGACGATTTTGGTAGAGCAGAAGTGCCTCTTAGAAGCGAAATTAGGAATCAAATGGACCAAAGTGAAGAATTTCTTTACCAATTCATAAAAAGTCAACCTGTAAAATTCAATAGCTGGCTGGAGGCAAAAATAGCATATTGGCATTCATGTAAAGAAGCAGCTCTAAAATACGAAGCTCATTCTCAAAACGAGAACATCAAACTAGATTCTATAGTAAAACCCGAAGACTGCACGGACCTTCGTAATGTGTTGAAGAAGTTGAGTATCATAAAGACAGCAACAGATGTTGAAGGAGAATGCAGCCTTAGTTTACATTTCGATGTCTACAACAGAGATGTGGCCAACTTTAAGAAAACCAAGAAACCAACACCACACTTCAGGGTGATCTGTATTGA GGAATCATCTACATTTCCATCTGGCGTGGAGTTCGCTACGCTCCACTCGAAATACGACGATGATGTTGTAATTCTGTTCGCTATAGTAGGAACATCTTCAATCGCGTATCTTCAGATGAACCCAGTTGATTTGCCGATTTATTTACCCAGTAACAACCTACCGTAA